Proteins encoded by one window of Mercenaria mercenaria strain notata chromosome 4, MADL_Memer_1, whole genome shotgun sequence:
- the LOC123550803 gene encoding toll-like receptor 2 isoform X2 yields the protein MKTEEASIFLLLLVMFTATERTWIERKKQCKEQMIHNQKALNCSHQNLPYIPKTENNVTYLIFSYNDLRNVSSETFENVSNPDSLTDLFLDHNNIQNISKTALSAFQNLKYLYLSYNPIYYENMKNLLGELSKLKFLSHLGMSGIATITIQRDLFSLVKENQIKLLEIRFYNMRTLWMDTFGRFDSLEVFYLSDNHVENIKLSKKKHLHNLYLDFNKFKSFPDFSVDGSEKDCYLPNLELLSVKDLSQNPFVCDCDLEWLINWMKTKQYKKVIRRYPQQYICSLPTEKSKLLLSEVSFTYKECHPWSSWIWAAIIALPCVIVIGITVLILYRNRWNIKHYIYLLRKRRNYQIIDGHNFVYDAFIGYEVTDSAWVRRRLLPVLEEEVGLKLCIHERDFQPGAFINDNIVTNMDKSAKVVLVLTNAFARSGWCMFELKIAHSKLIEDETELVIILLEKVDGINMNHSLKVLFDTTTYIEWTEDVVGQELFWTKLKNVLKK from the exons atgaaaacagaagaAGCATCTATATTTCTTCTACTTCTAGTGATGTTTACAGCCACCGAAAGGACATGGATAGAGAGAAAGAAACAATGCAAAGAACAAATGATTCATAACCAGAAGGCTCTAAACTGCAGTCATCAGAACTTACCATACATTCCGAAGACTGAAAATAATGTTACGTACTTGATATTTAGTTACAATGATTTAAGAAACGTCTCAtctgaaacatttgaaaatgtaagCAATCCAGACAGTCTGACGGACCTTTTCCTTGATCATAACAATATTCAGAACATTTCAAAAACGGCTCTTAGTGcgtttcaaaatttgaaatacctATATCTGTCCTACAATCCGATAtactatgaaaatatgaaaaatctgtTGGGTGAATTGTCTAAATTGAAGTTTCTTTCTCATCTTGGTATGAGTGGAATCGCTACCATAACAATTCAAAGAGATTTGTTTTCCTTGGTGAaagaaaaccaaataaaattacTAGAAATTCGATTTTACAATATGAGAACGCTTTGGATGGATACTTTCGGAaggtttgatagtttagaagTTTTCTATTTAAGTGATAATCATGTTGAAAACATAAAACTTtctaaaaagaaacatttgcatAACTTATACCTTGATTTCAATAAGTTTAAATCATTCCCAGACTTTTCAGTTGATGGAAGTGAAAAGGATTGCTATCTCCCCAACCTTGAGCTTCTCAGTGTCAAAG ATTTGAGTCAAAATCCTTTCGtatgtgactgtgaccttgaatgGCTGATCAACtggatgaaaacaaaacaatataagaaaGTGATTCGAAGGTATCCACAACAATATATATGTTCTCTTCCAACCGAAAAGTCTAAATTGCTGCTCTCAGAAGTATCCTTCACGTATAAAGAATGTCATCCATGGAGTTCATGGATATGGGCCGCTATTATTGCATTGCCATGTGTTATTGTTATAGGTATTACCGTACTTATACTGTATAGAAATAGATGGAATATCAaacattacatttatttattaagaAAGAGAAGGAATTATCAAATTATAGATGGACATAACTTTGTGTACGATGCCTTCATTGGATACGAGGTAACGGATTCGGCGTGGGTACGTCGCAGACTGCTACCTGTCCTTGAAGAAGAAGTTGGGTTGAAATTGTGTATTCATGAGAGGGACTTTCAACCGGGCGCTTTTATAAACGACAATATTGTCACAAATATGGACAAAAGTGCGAAAGTCGTTCTTGTTCTAACTAATGCATTTGCTCGTAGTGGATGGTGCATGTTTGAACTGAAAATTGCACATTCCAAACTGATTGAAGATGAAACAGAACTGGTGATCATTCTTTTAGAGAAAGTTGACGGAATAAATATGAATCACTCCTTAAAAGTTCTTTTTGATACGACGACATACATAGAGTGGACAGAGGACGTGGTAGGCCAAGAACTGTTctggacaaaattaaaaaatgttttgaaaaagtaa
- the LOC123550803 gene encoding toll-like receptor 13 isoform X1, with protein sequence MKTEEASIFLLLLVMFTATERTWIERKKQCKEQMIHNQKALNCSHQNLPYIPKTENNVTYLIFSYNDLRNVSSETFENVSNPDSLTDLFLDHNNIQNISKTALSAFQNLKYLYLSYNPIYYENMKNLLGELSKLKFLSHLGMSGIATITIQRDLFSLVKENQIKLLEIRFYNMRTLWMDTFGRFDSLEVFYLSDNHVENIKLSKKKHLHNLYLDFNKFKSFPDFSVDGSEKDCYLPNLELLSVKGNDITEIGFDNFKCLLKLKTLQLDRNPIKVLQNNFLLKLPKLELLRLRFLHADRLTVEPLAFKSSSLRCLQLRFDSPAKDLFISFNDTFRVVPNLRNLSLGLISLQQLTNQQFSSLFSPLDKIRFFECFGCQISQDPKVILTHFKHVVYLNLHSSQVTRLTDETFKENKHLRYLDLRYNDIAHIQESALPISLLNNLHSLDLSQNPFVCDCDLEWLINWMKTKQYKKVIRRYPQQYICSLPTEKSKLLLSEVSFTYKECHPWSSWIWAAIIALPCVIVIGITVLILYRNRWNIKHYIYLLRKRRNYQIIDGHNFVYDAFIGYEVTDSAWVRRRLLPVLEEEVGLKLCIHERDFQPGAFINDNIVTNMDKSAKVVLVLTNAFARSGWCMFELKIAHSKLIEDETELVIILLEKVDGINMNHSLKVLFDTTTYIEWTEDVVGQELFWTKLKNVLKK encoded by the coding sequence atgaaaacagaagaAGCATCTATATTTCTTCTACTTCTAGTGATGTTTACAGCCACCGAAAGGACATGGATAGAGAGAAAGAAACAATGCAAAGAACAAATGATTCATAACCAGAAGGCTCTAAACTGCAGTCATCAGAACTTACCATACATTCCGAAGACTGAAAATAATGTTACGTACTTGATATTTAGTTACAATGATTTAAGAAACGTCTCAtctgaaacatttgaaaatgtaagCAATCCAGACAGTCTGACGGACCTTTTCCTTGATCATAACAATATTCAGAACATTTCAAAAACGGCTCTTAGTGcgtttcaaaatttgaaatacctATATCTGTCCTACAATCCGATAtactatgaaaatatgaaaaatctgtTGGGTGAATTGTCTAAATTGAAGTTTCTTTCTCATCTTGGTATGAGTGGAATCGCTACCATAACAATTCAAAGAGATTTGTTTTCCTTGGTGAaagaaaaccaaataaaattacTAGAAATTCGATTTTACAATATGAGAACGCTTTGGATGGATACTTTCGGAaggtttgatagtttagaagTTTTCTATTTAAGTGATAATCATGTTGAAAACATAAAACTTtctaaaaagaaacatttgcatAACTTATACCTTGATTTCAATAAGTTTAAATCATTCCCAGACTTTTCAGTTGATGGAAGTGAAAAGGATTGCTATCTCCCCAACCTTGAGCTTCTCAGTGTCAAAGGTAATGATATAACGGAAATTGGTTTCGATAATTTTAAATGCTTATTGAAACTGAAAACACTTCAGCTCGATCGTAATCCTATAAAAGTATTACAAAATAACTTCTTACTGAAACTACCAAAACTTGAATTACTGAGGCTTAGATTTTTACACGCAGACAGACTAACAGTCGAGCCATTAGCCTTCAAATCATCTTCACTTAGATGTTTACAATTAAGATTCGATAGTCCTGCTAAAGATTTGTTCATATCCTTCAATGACACATTTAGAGTTGTGCCAAATTTGAGAAATTTATCATTAGGACTTATTAGTTTGCAGCAATTAACTAACCAGCAATTCTCATCATTGTTTTCACCACTCGATAAGATTAGGTTTTTTGAGTGTTTTGGATGTCAGATTTCGCAGGATCCGAAAGTCATCTTAACtcattttaaacatgtagttTATCTAAATCTTCATTCAAGTCAAGTTACACGGTTAACTGatgaaacatttaaagaaaacaagCATTTGAGATATCTCGATTTAAGATATAATGATATTGCACATATACAAGAGTCGGCCCTACCAATTTCACTTCTGAATAACTTACATTCACTAGATTTGAGTCAAAATCCTTTCGtatgtgactgtgaccttgaatgGCTGATCAACtggatgaaaacaaaacaatataagaaaGTGATTCGAAGGTATCCACAACAATATATATGTTCTCTTCCAACCGAAAAGTCTAAATTGCTGCTCTCAGAAGTATCCTTCACGTATAAAGAATGTCATCCATGGAGTTCATGGATATGGGCCGCTATTATTGCATTGCCATGTGTTATTGTTATAGGTATTACCGTACTTATACTGTATAGAAATAGATGGAATATCAaacattacatttatttattaagaAAGAGAAGGAATTATCAAATTATAGATGGACATAACTTTGTGTACGATGCCTTCATTGGATACGAGGTAACGGATTCGGCGTGGGTACGTCGCAGACTGCTACCTGTCCTTGAAGAAGAAGTTGGGTTGAAATTGTGTATTCATGAGAGGGACTTTCAACCGGGCGCTTTTATAAACGACAATATTGTCACAAATATGGACAAAAGTGCGAAAGTCGTTCTTGTTCTAACTAATGCATTTGCTCGTAGTGGATGGTGCATGTTTGAACTGAAAATTGCACATTCCAAACTGATTGAAGATGAAACAGAACTGGTGATCATTCTTTTAGAGAAAGTTGACGGAATAAATATGAATCACTCCTTAAAAGTTCTTTTTGATACGACGACATACATAGAGTGGACAGAGGACGTGGTAGGCCAAGAACTGTTctggacaaaattaaaaaatgttttgaaaaagtaa